The following coding sequences lie in one Polyodon spathula isolate WHYD16114869_AA unplaced genomic scaffold, ASM1765450v1 scaffolds_2678, whole genome shotgun sequence genomic window:
- the LOC121310851 gene encoding olfactory receptor 52K1-like, with protein MQEKPGGNHSYTDFIFTGFPGFSEYKPYLFIPFFLMFLVAIVGNSVIIFVIKTQISLHSPMYFLIFAIAIVDLSAPMTFVPNMLLNLLLNLNGISLGGCLAQMFFIHLISCFESTILLMMALDRYVAICNPLRYNDYMNSSTFYKLSIAFLIRSVLLISLIVILASTLSFCFSNVIEHFYCEHMVLVGLACGETTKNSIMGLVTIFCIPGVDLLCICYSYINIFFAVLKSASGKARQKAVHTCGTHLIVIFVTYLLAMCSYLAYRIRNSMAPDIHILISLLYLLFPCCFNPIIYGVRTKEIREHILKMVKRKTVDPENIKVASITR; from the coding sequence ATGCAAGAAAAACCAGGAGGAAACCATTCTTATACTGACTTCATTTTTACTGGATTTCCAGGATTTTCTGAATACAAGCCTTATCTTTTCATCCCTTTCTTTCTCATGTTTCTAGTGGCTATAGTTGGAAActctgtaatcatttttgtaatcaaaacacaaataaGTTTACATTCCCCTATGTACTTTTTAATCTTTGCCATAGCAATTGTGGATCTAAGTGCACCAATGACATTTGTCCCGAATATGTTACTTAACCTTCTATTGAACCTAAATGGCATTTCTCTGGGCGGTTGTCTTGCCCAAATGTTTTTTATCCATTTGATAAGCTGCTTTGAATCAACCATACTTCTGATGATGGCTTTGGATCGTTATGTTGCCATATGTAACCCATTGCGCTATAATGATTACATGAATAGTTCTACTTTCTATAAGCTATCTATTGCATTCCTGATAAGAAGTGTATTACTAATTTCTCTCATTGTCATCCTTGCTAGTACTCtttcattctgtttttcaaatgttattgaACATTTCTATTGTGAACACATGGTACTAGTTGGTTTGGCTTGTGGGGAAACAACGAAGAACAGCATAATGGGACTAGTGACCATTTTCTGTATACCAGGTGTCGACCTTTTGTGCATCTGCTATtcatatattaacattttctttgcagtgcTTAAATCTGCATCAGGAAAAGCTCGTCAAAAAGCAGTCCATACCTGCGGCACTCATTTGATTGTCATTTTTGTGACATATCTATTAGCTATGTGTTCCTATCTTGCATATAGAATCAGGAACTCCATGGCCCCCGACATTCATATTCTAATAAGTCTATTGTACCTCCTTTTTCCATGTTGTTTCAATCCAATTATTTATGGTGTCAGGACAAAAGAGATAAgggaacacattttgaaaatggttAAGAGAAAGACAGTAGACCCAGAAAACATTAAGGTAGCAAGTATAACAAGGTAA